Part of the Terriglobales bacterium genome is shown below.
GATACTTCTACAAGGGGGCCAGCAAGCTCACCCGCTACTACCTGGGTGGCGCGTCGGACGGCAAGCTCATGCACGACGCCCAGGAACTCTTCCGCAATGCCAAGAAGACCCCCGGCTTCGCTCCTCCGGGACAGAACTACATCTCTCCCAAGATCCTCAAGGTCTTCGAGACCACGTCGTAGGGCTTCCGGTTCTTCCAATCACCCGATGGCCTGATCGCCCGATCACCCGATGAGAAACGGGTTGCTCTCGCGCTCTTCGCCGATGGTGGTCAGCGGCCCGTGGCCGGGCACCACCAGCGTGTCGTCGGGCAGGGCCAGCACCCGCTGGTGCAGGGAGCGCAAGATCATCTCGCTGGAGCCGCCGGGCAGGTCGGTGCGCCCGATGCTGCCGGCGAAGAGCGTGTCGCCGGCCAGCAGCTTCTTCTCGGCAGGGAAGTAGAGGCAGACGCTGCCCTGGGTGTGCCCCGGGGTGTGCAGCACGCTGGCGCGAAGGGCGCCTGCGCCCACGGTGTCGCCGTCGCGCAGCTCCTGGTCGATGGTGACCTTCTCCGGCGGCGGCTGTCCCAGCCAGCCCGCCTGCACGTCCAGCATGGCCAGCAGGGCCTGGTCGTTCTGGTTGAGCAGGATGGGCGCG
Proteins encoded:
- a CDS encoding MBL fold metallo-hydrolase is translated as ALVIDPGDDVEQILETLRRHRLTLRQIVITHAHIDHVGGAMRLKRATGAPILLNQNDQALLAMLDVQAGWLGQPPPEKVTIDQELRDGDTVGAGALRASVLHTPGHTQGSVCLYFPAEKKLLAGDTLFAGSIGRTDLPGGSSEMILRSLHQRVLALPDDTLVVPGHGPLTTIGEERESNPFLIG